In the genome of Photobacterium sp. TY1-4, one region contains:
- the fruB gene encoding fused PTS fructose transporter subunit IIA/HPr protein, protein MLSLRHQDIQLQQAADNKQAAIRALAAGLSQKGLVEQGYVNGMLAREAQNSTFLGNGIAIPHGTTDTRGLVKQTGVIVHHFPQGVDWGDGKTAYLAIGIAAKSDEHLGILKQLTKVLSADGVEQKLQQCDSADALIAILNGEAQLEPELEPGLIQLAFPATDLIQLIAVAAGILKNRQWVSNESVADAIASGASYLGQGLWLAKTGKSVTRTALSFVTPAQAFDVDGQPVRGVLMVAACNGVHLPNLNVLAKLLYNQQADKLFSADAEKVVSLLSEELLEGNSQVFKIRNAHGLHARPGAMLVSVAKKFSANILVKNLHGDGKAVNAKSLMKVIALGVKQGHELEFTVQGDDGDQALAAIGLAIADGLGEGRA, encoded by the coding sequence ATGTTGTCACTAAGACATCAGGATATACAGCTACAGCAGGCCGCCGACAATAAACAAGCAGCGATCCGAGCGTTGGCTGCTGGATTGTCGCAGAAGGGGCTGGTCGAACAAGGGTATGTCAACGGGATGCTGGCGCGCGAAGCGCAGAATTCTACCTTTTTAGGCAACGGTATCGCCATTCCGCACGGCACCACAGACACCCGTGGCCTGGTGAAGCAAACCGGGGTTATCGTCCACCACTTCCCACAAGGCGTGGACTGGGGGGATGGCAAAACCGCTTATCTGGCCATCGGGATTGCTGCCAAATCAGACGAACACTTGGGGATCCTCAAACAGTTGACCAAAGTGCTGTCGGCTGACGGCGTTGAGCAAAAACTGCAGCAGTGTGACTCCGCCGATGCGCTGATCGCGATTCTGAATGGAGAAGCCCAGTTAGAGCCAGAGCTGGAGCCGGGGCTGATCCAGCTCGCATTTCCGGCCACCGACCTGATCCAATTGATTGCCGTTGCTGCCGGAATACTCAAAAACCGTCAGTGGGTCAGCAATGAGAGCGTGGCCGATGCCATTGCCAGTGGTGCGAGCTATCTCGGTCAGGGCTTGTGGCTGGCCAAAACCGGCAAATCGGTGACGCGCACGGCGCTGTCTTTTGTAACACCGGCGCAAGCTTTTGACGTCGATGGCCAGCCGGTACGCGGGGTGTTGATGGTTGCCGCCTGTAACGGTGTGCACCTGCCGAACCTGAATGTGCTGGCGAAACTACTGTACAACCAGCAGGCCGACAAGCTGTTCAGCGCAGATGCTGAAAAAGTGGTGTCGCTGCTGAGCGAGGAGTTGCTGGAAGGGAACAGCCAGGTATTCAAGATCCGCAATGCCCATGGTCTGCACGCGCGTCCGGGGGCGATGCTGGTGAGTGTGGCCAAGAAGTTCAGCGCCAATATTCTGGTGAAAAATCTTCACGGGGACGGCAAAGCCGTGAACGCCAAGAGCCTGATGAAGGTGATTGCCCTCGGGGTGAAACAAGGCCACGAGCTGGAGTTTACCGTCCAGGGGGATGATGGCGATCAGGCGCTGGCAGCGATCGGTCTGGCGATTGCAGACGGGCTGGGCGAGGGCAGAGCATGA
- a CDS encoding S8 family serine peptidase, with protein sequence MKLTNTAKMVRCLLPVAAMACGAHATADELAGFGKPDMPVKYIVKFKDQSQSGLAVRSASPLSGNHLAQQSLLDRVNAKAVEAIGKKAIYSAELDASAIQTLASNPDVEYVEIDPPRYLLSETLPWGQTFVGATLLSDSNAGNRTVCIIDSGYDLTHNDLSGNQVSGTNDSGTGSWSSPGNNNAHGTHVAGTIAAISNNEGVVGVLPNQNVNLHIVKVFNESGWGYSSSLVKAIDTCVANNANIINMSLGGSQSSRTEENALKQHYDNGVLLIAAAGNDGSTAHSYPASYDSVMSVAAIDNQKHHAAFSQATNQVEIAAPGEAILSTVTLGEGRLADISLAGQSYFDRGVVPHNRLINTNGSYVPAPVPGSITAELATCNTSAGNYQCGDMSGKVCLTERIGNQASGVYPEVDAVAACYNAGASAAIVYSNTALAGLQNPFLVDTNNGYPMVSVSVDRQLGLDLANAVGQAITVSSTTNENYEYYNGTSMATPHVTGVAALVWSYHPQCNASQVRQALTATAEDIDVAGRDNRTGYGLIDAAAAKAYLDAGCNGPDGTGTGAESFSNTTSVAIPDNNLSGITSVIDVTRAGDSGSITVDLDITHTYIGDLNVTLVAPNGASVVLHNNSGGSANDIVKTFTVNYAGVDSQGNWQLKVSDNARRDTGTLNSWRINFQ encoded by the coding sequence ATGAAATTGACAAACACAGCTAAAATGGTTCGTTGCCTGTTACCTGTTGCTGCCATGGCGTGCGGCGCTCATGCAACAGCCGATGAGTTGGCGGGATTCGGAAAGCCGGATATGCCGGTGAAATATATCGTAAAATTCAAAGATCAGTCGCAGTCTGGTTTGGCAGTCAGGAGTGCCAGCCCATTATCCGGAAACCATTTGGCGCAACAATCTTTGCTTGATCGCGTCAACGCGAAAGCCGTTGAAGCAATTGGGAAAAAAGCCATATATAGCGCCGAATTGGATGCTAGTGCGATTCAAACCCTGGCATCAAACCCGGACGTTGAATACGTGGAAATCGATCCGCCACGTTACTTGCTGTCTGAAACCCTGCCCTGGGGACAAACCTTCGTCGGTGCCACACTGCTGAGCGACAGCAATGCCGGTAACCGTACCGTCTGTATTATCGACTCCGGTTATGACTTAACCCACAACGATCTCAGTGGTAACCAGGTCAGCGGCACCAATGACAGCGGCACCGGCAGCTGGTCTTCGCCAGGGAATAATAATGCACACGGCACGCACGTTGCCGGGACCATTGCCGCGATCTCCAATAACGAAGGGGTTGTCGGTGTCCTGCCAAACCAGAACGTCAATCTGCACATCGTCAAAGTGTTTAATGAATCCGGTTGGGGCTACTCTTCCAGCCTGGTCAAAGCGATTGACACCTGTGTCGCCAATAACGCCAATATCATCAACATGAGCCTCGGGGGCAGTCAGTCAAGCCGTACCGAAGAAAACGCCCTGAAACAGCACTATGACAACGGCGTGCTGTTGATCGCGGCGGCCGGTAACGATGGCAGCACCGCCCACAGCTACCCGGCTTCTTATGATTCCGTCATGTCTGTTGCGGCCATCGATAACCAAAAACATCATGCGGCCTTCTCGCAAGCCACCAATCAGGTTGAAATTGCCGCGCCGGGTGAAGCGATCCTGTCGACCGTCACGCTGGGCGAAGGTCGCTTGGCTGACATTTCGCTGGCCGGTCAAAGCTATTTTGATCGTGGCGTCGTTCCGCACAACCGCTTGATCAATACCAATGGCAGCTACGTTCCGGCACCTGTACCGGGCAGCATCACTGCCGAACTGGCGACTTGTAATACCAGCGCCGGTAACTATCAGTGTGGCGATATGAGCGGCAAAGTCTGTCTGACCGAGCGGATCGGCAATCAGGCTTCTGGTGTCTATCCGGAAGTCGACGCGGTGGCAGCCTGTTACAACGCCGGGGCTTCTGCGGCCATTGTCTACAGTAATACCGCACTAGCCGGCCTGCAGAACCCGTTCCTGGTCGATACCAACAACGGCTACCCGATGGTTTCTGTCTCGGTTGATCGTCAGTTGGGTCTGGATCTGGCCAACGCTGTCGGTCAAGCCATCACCGTCAGCAGCACAACCAACGAGAACTACGAGTACTACAACGGGACGTCGATGGCGACACCGCACGTCACCGGCGTTGCAGCACTGGTGTGGAGCTATCATCCACAGTGTAATGCCAGCCAGGTCCGTCAAGCGCTGACTGCGACCGCAGAAGATATCGATGTTGCGGGTCGCGATAACCGCACTGGTTATGGTCTGATCGATGCCGCGGCAGCCAAAGCTTACCTGGATGCGGGTTGTAATGGTCCGGACGGCACAGGTACAGGCGCCGAGAGCTTCAGCAACACCACATCCGTCGCGATTCCGGATAACAACCTGAGCGGCATCACCAGCGTGATCGATGTGACTCGCGCGGGCGATTCCGGTTCGATCACCGTGGATCTGGATATTACGCACACCTACATCGGCGACCTGAATGTCACCTTGGTGGCACCGAACGGCGCCAGCGTAGTACTGCACAACAACAGCGGCGGCTCAGCCAACGACATTGTGAAAACCTTCACGGTCAACTACGCTGGTGTGGACTCCCAAGGAAACTGGCAGCTGAAAGTGTCCGACAACGCACGTCGTGATACCGGTACCCTGAATAGCTGGCGCATTAACTTCCAATAA
- the pfkB gene encoding 1-phosphofructokinase: MSTSVKPKVVTVTLNPALDLTGSLAALVPGSVNLVEQGSLHPAGKGVNVAKVLAELGAEVTVTGLLGADNQEPFCQLFKALGAVDRFVRVPGASRINVKLVEADGRVSDLNFPGVAVTEAAITVFEETLFALAEQHEVFVISGSLPQGISPARCAGWIRTLQQAGKQVFFDSSKAALAAGLEAAPWLVKPNDEELADWAGREHLSRDEMMEVAEQLACRGVENVVVSLGAEGVMWRNREGWLQGQPPKMNVVSTVGAGDTLVAGLCWGVLNEWNKQETLSFATALSALAVSQVGVGVEDLSAVQALQESVRVSGCHVNANKEQRVIS, from the coding sequence ATGAGCACATCGGTGAAACCAAAAGTCGTCACGGTCACCCTGAACCCGGCGCTGGATCTGACCGGCAGCCTGGCTGCGCTGGTGCCGGGCAGTGTCAACTTGGTCGAGCAGGGGAGCCTGCATCCGGCAGGGAAAGGGGTCAATGTTGCCAAGGTGCTGGCTGAGCTGGGCGCCGAAGTCACGGTCACCGGCCTGCTGGGCGCGGATAACCAAGAGCCATTTTGTCAGCTCTTTAAAGCGCTGGGCGCGGTGGATCGCTTTGTCCGTGTGCCGGGAGCCAGCCGGATCAACGTCAAGCTGGTGGAGGCGGACGGTCGGGTCAGTGATCTCAACTTTCCCGGCGTCGCCGTCACGGAAGCAGCAATTACCGTATTTGAGGAAACGCTGTTTGCGTTGGCTGAGCAGCACGAGGTGTTTGTGATTTCGGGCAGTTTGCCGCAGGGCATCTCGCCTGCACGCTGCGCCGGTTGGATCCGTACGCTGCAACAAGCCGGGAAACAGGTGTTTTTTGACAGCAGCAAAGCGGCTTTGGCGGCCGGTCTGGAAGCTGCGCCCTGGCTGGTGAAACCCAACGATGAAGAGTTGGCAGACTGGGCCGGTCGGGAGCATCTGAGCCGGGATGAAATGATGGAAGTGGCTGAGCAACTGGCCTGTCGGGGCGTAGAAAATGTGGTGGTGTCACTGGGCGCTGAAGGCGTGATGTGGCGCAACCGTGAAGGCTGGTTGCAAGGTCAGCCGCCGAAAATGAACGTGGTCAGTACCGTCGGGGCCGGGGACACCCTGGTTGCCGGTTTGTGCTGGGGCGTTCTGAATGAATGGAATAAGCAAGAGACACTGAGTTTTGCCACCGCACTGTCGGCACTGGCGGTCAGCCAGGTCGGGGTTGGGGTCGAGGATCTCAGCGCAGTGCAGGCGCTTCAGGAAAGTGTCCGTGTCTCCGGATGTCACGTGAATGCGAACAAGGAACAGAGGGTCATATCATGA
- the fruA gene encoding PTS fructose transporter subunit IIBC, with product MRISVVTACPSGIANSIIAAGLLEQAAAELKWAADIECQSSVISSRVLSEQQIAEADCVVIAANTSVDTRRFVGKKVYASGIDACLADPKTFLEQAVAQAQDLQKAQVTTVASTEIASGAKNIVAITACPTGVAHTFMAAEALEEEGKRQGHSIKVETRGSVGAKNQLTADEIAAADLVIIAADIEVDLARFDGKKLYKTSTGLALKKTAQELEKALATASVYRHESGATPEAGNNTEKTGAYKHLMTGVSHMLPLVVAGGLAIALSFIFGIEAFKEEGTLADALMTIGGGSAFALMVPVLAGFIAFSIADRPGLAPGLIGGMLASSTGAGFLGGIVAGFLAGYSAKFVADRLKLPQSMEALKPILIIPLVASLFTGLIMIYIVGGPVSAAMTGLTEFLNNMGSANAVLLGIILGAMMCFDLGGPVNKAAYTFGVGLLASQTYAPMAAVMAAGMVPALGMGLATFLAKRKFNANEAEAGKASFVLGLCFISEGAIPFAARDPMRVIPSCMAGGALTGALSMLFGAKLMAPHGGLFVLLIPNAITPVLMYLVAIAAGTLVTGVTYAVLKITEQAQLVPAPAK from the coding sequence ATGAGAATTTCAGTTGTAACAGCTTGCCCGAGCGGGATTGCCAATAGCATCATTGCCGCCGGTTTGCTTGAACAAGCCGCCGCCGAATTAAAGTGGGCGGCCGATATTGAATGTCAGTCATCGGTCATCTCCAGCCGTGTCTTGAGTGAGCAGCAGATCGCCGAAGCCGATTGCGTGGTGATCGCGGCCAATACTTCGGTTGATACACGTCGGTTCGTGGGGAAGAAGGTCTATGCATCCGGTATTGATGCTTGCCTTGCGGATCCCAAAACATTCCTCGAGCAGGCCGTAGCGCAGGCTCAGGACCTGCAAAAAGCGCAAGTCACGACAGTGGCATCCACCGAAATAGCCTCGGGTGCGAAGAACATTGTCGCCATTACCGCCTGTCCGACCGGGGTGGCACATACCTTTATGGCCGCTGAAGCCCTGGAAGAAGAGGGTAAGCGCCAGGGCCACAGCATTAAAGTAGAAACCCGCGGCTCTGTTGGCGCGAAAAACCAGCTGACGGCGGATGAGATTGCAGCTGCGGATTTGGTGATCATTGCGGCGGATATCGAAGTGGATCTGGCTCGCTTTGATGGCAAGAAGCTCTACAAAACCAGCACCGGGCTGGCGCTGAAGAAAACAGCCCAGGAGTTGGAGAAAGCCTTGGCGACGGCCAGTGTCTACCGCCATGAATCAGGCGCGACCCCCGAAGCTGGCAATAACACTGAAAAAACGGGTGCCTATAAGCACCTGATGACCGGGGTCTCCCACATGCTGCCACTGGTGGTGGCCGGTGGTCTGGCGATTGCGCTCTCCTTTATCTTCGGGATTGAAGCCTTTAAAGAAGAGGGCACGCTGGCCGATGCGCTGATGACGATTGGCGGTGGCTCGGCTTTCGCCCTGATGGTGCCGGTGTTGGCCGGGTTTATCGCTTTCTCCATTGCTGATCGTCCGGGCCTGGCGCCGGGCCTGATCGGCGGGATGCTGGCCAGCTCGACCGGGGCCGGTTTCCTCGGCGGGATTGTGGCAGGCTTTCTGGCCGGTTACAGCGCCAAGTTTGTCGCGGATCGTCTGAAACTGCCGCAGTCAATGGAAGCCCTGAAACCGATCTTGATCATCCCGTTGGTGGCGAGTCTGTTTACCGGTCTGATCATGATTTACATCGTCGGTGGCCCGGTGTCTGCGGCCATGACGGGACTAACCGAGTTTCTCAATAACATGGGTTCGGCCAACGCTGTGCTGCTGGGGATCATTCTGGGCGCGATGATGTGCTTCGACCTGGGCGGACCGGTCAACAAAGCGGCCTATACCTTCGGTGTCGGCCTACTGGCGTCGCAAACTTACGCGCCGATGGCAGCCGTCATGGCGGCAGGCATGGTGCCGGCACTCGGTATGGGACTGGCGACATTCCTGGCGAAGCGCAAGTTCAACGCCAATGAAGCCGAAGCGGGGAAAGCGTCCTTTGTTCTGGGGCTGTGTTTTATCTCTGAAGGGGCGATCCCGTTTGCAGCCCGCGACCCAATGCGGGTGATCCCAAGCTGCATGGCGGGTGGTGCGTTGACCGGCGCGTTGTCGATGCTGTTCGGGGCCAAACTGATGGCACCGCACGGCGGGCTGTTTGTGCTGTTGATCCCCAATGCAATCACGCCGGTGCTGATGTATCTGGTGGCGATTGCTGCGGGAACCCTGGTCACCGGCGTCACATATGCGGTCCTCAAAATAACGGAACAAGCGCAACTGGTACCAGCGCCAGCCAAGTAA
- the cra gene encoding catabolite repressor/activator — protein sequence MKLDEIAKLAGVSRTTASYVINGKAAKYRISEKTQQKVMAVVDEFNFRPDHAATSLRVGNSRSLGLIIPDLENSSYAKLAKLLERDARKAGYQLIISCSDDDIDTEMKVADNLLSRRIDALLVASALPTDHPFYAKIQTAGVPVIAIDRAMDDEIFASVISEDLEGAFELTQSLLADDICAIGLIGAVPELGVSIEREQGFRSAIQATRPDLNTQVAYGDHFSQEQGQQLVQHWIDQDCLPDAILATSYTLFEGILDCLLANPALMQRTRLATFGDNRLLDFLPMKIQSLPQQFELIADSALELALNATAGRYRTGVEVIPRKIKRR from the coding sequence ATGAAACTAGATGAAATAGCCAAACTCGCCGGCGTTTCCCGCACCACAGCCAGCTATGTGATCAACGGGAAAGCCGCGAAATACCGGATCAGTGAAAAGACCCAGCAGAAAGTCATGGCCGTGGTGGATGAGTTCAATTTCCGCCCGGATCACGCCGCGACGTCGCTTCGCGTCGGCAACAGTCGCTCGCTCGGACTGATCATTCCGGATCTGGAAAACAGCAGTTATGCCAAGCTGGCCAAGCTGCTGGAAAGAGATGCCCGCAAAGCCGGTTATCAGTTGATCATTTCCTGCTCTGATGATGACATCGACACCGAGATGAAAGTGGCCGACAACCTGCTCAGCCGCCGCATTGATGCACTGTTGGTGGCGAGTGCACTGCCGACCGACCATCCTTTCTATGCCAAGATCCAAACTGCGGGCGTACCGGTGATTGCGATTGACCGGGCGATGGATGATGAAATCTTTGCCAGTGTGATCAGTGAAGATCTGGAAGGGGCGTTCGAGCTCACCCAGAGCCTGCTTGCTGATGACATCTGCGCCATCGGACTCATTGGCGCGGTCCCTGAACTCGGGGTCTCGATTGAACGTGAGCAGGGTTTCCGCTCAGCGATTCAGGCCACCCGACCCGATCTCAACACACAGGTCGCCTATGGCGATCACTTCAGTCAGGAACAAGGTCAGCAGTTGGTACAACACTGGATTGATCAGGATTGCCTGCCCGACGCGATTCTGGCCACCTCTTATACCCTGTTTGAAGGGATCCTCGATTGCCTGCTTGCCAACCCGGCATTGATGCAGCGGACCCGCCTGGCAACCTTTGGCGATAACCGGCTGCTCGATTTCCTGCCGATGAAGATCCAGTCGCTTCCCCAGCAGTTCGAGCTGATTGCGGACAGTGCCCTGGAGTTGGCGCTCAACGCCACGGCCGGTCGCTACCGAACCGGGGTAGAAGTGATCCCGCGAAAAATCAAACGCCGCTGA